From a region of the Leptospira kmetyi serovar Malaysia str. Bejo-Iso9 genome:
- the rocD gene encoding ornithine--oxo-acid transaminase — MSLVKDSSYYIQLENTFGASNYEPLPVVLDKGERIYLYDVEGKRYFDFLSAYSAVNQGHCHPKLIETLIEQSRKLTLTSRAFYNSQLGEYEEYITKLLGYQRILPMNTGVEGAETAVKLCRKWGYKVKGIPENQAKIIFASGNFWGRSIGAISASTDPLSKREFGPFVPGFEIIPFNDIKALKNSLQDQNVAGFMVEPIQGEAGVIVPTQGYLAECKRLCSEANVLLILDEVQTGLGRTGKLLAGDHESVKPDILVLGKALSGGILPVSAVLSSDEVMLTIRPGEHGSTYGGNPLACAVAKRALQVLVEEKMTENSEAMGEIFRKRMNLLKSKYDDIEDVRGKGLLNALQFKEKNEKSVAKDVCKKLLDLGLLAKTTHDHTIRFAPPLVIRSEEMNEACDIIDQAVQFCLD, encoded by the coding sequence ATGTCCCTCGTTAAAGATTCGTCCTATTACATTCAGTTGGAAAATACGTTCGGAGCTTCGAACTACGAACCTTTGCCCGTCGTTTTAGACAAAGGCGAAAGAATTTATTTATACGATGTGGAAGGAAAACGTTATTTCGATTTTTTATCCGCATATTCCGCGGTCAATCAAGGACATTGTCATCCGAAACTGATTGAAACTTTGATCGAACAATCGCGTAAGTTGACGCTGACTTCCAGAGCATTTTATAATTCTCAACTCGGAGAGTATGAGGAATACATCACAAAGCTTCTCGGTTATCAAAGAATTCTTCCCATGAACACGGGCGTGGAAGGTGCAGAGACCGCGGTTAAACTTTGCAGAAAGTGGGGATACAAGGTCAAAGGAATTCCGGAGAATCAAGCCAAGATTATTTTTGCGTCCGGTAATTTTTGGGGAAGAAGCATCGGAGCGATTTCCGCGTCCACCGATCCTTTGAGCAAAAGAGAATTTGGTCCCTTCGTTCCGGGATTCGAAATCATTCCGTTTAACGATATTAAAGCGTTGAAAAATTCTCTGCAAGATCAGAACGTCGCGGGTTTTATGGTCGAGCCGATTCAGGGAGAGGCTGGCGTGATCGTTCCCACACAAGGATATCTCGCGGAATGCAAACGACTTTGTTCGGAGGCGAACGTTCTATTGATCCTCGATGAAGTGCAAACCGGCTTGGGAAGAACCGGAAAACTTCTCGCGGGCGATCACGAATCCGTGAAACCGGATATTCTCGTTTTAGGAAAAGCTCTTTCGGGAGGAATTCTTCCCGTGTCCGCGGTATTGTCGAGCGACGAAGTGATGCTTACGATTCGGCCGGGAGAACACGGTTCGACCTATGGAGGAAATCCTTTGGCCTGCGCCGTAGCCAAACGCGCCTTACAGGTGTTAGTCGAAGAAAAGATGACCGAAAACTCCGAAGCGATGGGGGAGATTTTTCGAAAAAGAATGAATCTTCTAAAATCCAAATACGACGACATTGAAGACGTTCGCGGGAAAGGATTATTGAACGCTCTTCAGTTTAAGGAAAAAAACGAAAAGTCGGTCGCAAAGGACGTTTGTAAAAAACTTTTAGACTTGGGTCTTCTCGCGAAAACCACACACGATCATACGATTCGATTCGCGCCTCCTCTTGTGATCCGTTCCGAAGAGATGAACGAGGCCTGCGATATTATCGATCAAGCCGTCCAGTTTTGTCTTGACTAA
- a CDS encoding DUF423 domain-containing protein: MTGKQKTILILSSLSGFLGVALGAFGAHALKTVITPDLLAVYETGNRYHLIHSILPLILALTGFVNRNKAAWISSILFLAGILIFSGSLYVLAITGIRILGAITPIGGVSFLIAWALLGFSAIGSKND, translated from the coding sequence ATGACGGGAAAACAAAAAACAATTCTCATCCTTTCTTCCTTATCCGGGTTTCTCGGAGTTGCCTTGGGCGCGTTCGGAGCGCACGCTTTAAAAACTGTGATAACCCCCGACTTGCTGGCCGTTTATGAAACCGGAAATCGTTATCACTTAATTCACAGCATTCTTCCTTTGATCCTAGCGCTCACGGGTTTCGTAAACAGAAACAAAGCCGCGTGGATTTCTTCGATTCTATTTCTTGCAGGAATTCTAATATTCTCCGGTTCTTTATACGTTTTGGCGATCACCGGAATTAGAATCTTGGGCGCGATCACTCCGATCGGAGGGGTTTCGTTTTTGATCGCGTGGGCCTTATTGGGTTTTTCCGCGATCGGATCCAAGAACGACTAA
- a CDS encoding TRL-like family protein, with product MKILSMRTYLILCITFITIGNCLYTNVKTPGWFYSQSYTDVRGMEPVGKLTGQACGEGWLWLVYTGDESYEAAVQNAIQDKADLLFDVQTDYYVKSIFFNLYFYKCTRVSGIGVKLPHRLMKKD from the coding sequence ATGAAGATTTTATCGATGAGAACGTATCTGATTCTTTGCATTACATTTATTACAATTGGCAACTGTCTTTACACGAATGTAAAAACTCCGGGTTGGTTCTACTCACAAAGTTACACGGACGTTCGCGGAATGGAACCGGTTGGAAAACTTACCGGTCAAGCGTGCGGAGAAGGTTGGCTTTGGCTTGTTTATACCGGCGACGAAAGTTACGAGGCCGCGGTCCAAAACGCGATTCAAGACAAGGCGGATCTTCTTTTCGACGTGCAGACGGATTACTATGTTAAATCGATCTTCTTCAACCTTTACTTTTATAAATGCACGCGAGTTAGCGGAATCGGCGTGAAACTTCCTCATAGACTGATGAAAAAAGACTAA
- a CDS encoding flagellar protein FlgN: MKQEEWLEQLTKLFQDEINLYSNVLELETQKSAAVVQADGKSLEAITKKTYELLVMAAEIERVRMKSIEEVYRSKNFALPETGAPTLSDFLNQLDRESNFRLKEYGSSLKAVLHRLKEKIKSNEKLILTRQEILSRTIDVMKEKAMESGVSTYGSGKNPERKQAKRQALMLNASA; the protein is encoded by the coding sequence ATGAAACAAGAGGAATGGTTGGAGCAACTTACGAAACTTTTTCAGGACGAGATCAATCTTTATTCTAACGTTCTGGAATTGGAGACTCAAAAATCGGCCGCAGTCGTTCAAGCCGACGGAAAGTCTCTCGAAGCGATTACTAAAAAGACATACGAGTTGCTCGTTATGGCCGCGGAGATCGAAAGAGTTCGTATGAAGTCGATCGAAGAAGTGTATCGCTCTAAGAATTTCGCTCTTCCGGAAACCGGAGCGCCGACCTTATCCGATTTTTTAAACCAACTCGATCGGGAATCCAATTTCCGTTTAAAAGAATACGGATCCTCTCTCAAAGCAGTTCTTCATCGTTTAAAAGAAAAAATCAAATCCAACGAAAAGCTGATCCTGACTCGTCAGGAAATTCTTTCTAGAACGATCGACGTCATGAAGGAAAAAGCGATGGAATCCGGCGTTAGCACGTACGGATCGGGAAAGAATCCGGAACGCAAACAAGCCAAAAGACAGGCTTTGATGCTGAACGCTTCGGCGTAA
- the flgK gene encoding flagellar hook-associated protein FlgK — MGSTFSGLEIGKRGLTAHQQALQTTGHNISNADNKHYARQRVTMTAMDPLYDPSLNRANLPGQIGQGVEIASIERIRDNFIDDRIIETSGNKDYWAARNEYLYQLETVFNEPNGTTLRTLMDKFWSSWEDLANYPEDNAHRSVVLEKANGLGSRTEDVYRKLAQLRDQANREIETKAYHMNTIAENIRTLNERIGKSEALGDRPNDLYDKRDALLQELSSLVDVTIGRSDEDELMVFIGQQILVQGNKANKIDILGNPSKDGLLDLYWSATGDPVLLRKGRLQGLIEVRDKIIREKIDQVDSLSINVMDAVNEIHKDGFGINGNTNQAFFNIRSLSINTFGEYDSNGDGQNDVTAIFRVTGKNTIDPDRPIGINGTLTFNQSDSKEAPVLIPYSTNDTLNGIIKKINASRSGVVAYMNHDNQLALKATVADDHPNKNFILRHMEDSGDLLVGMTGILMASGPSGAYDYKRLGEINKLQARSEDITLTPHFHPSSHFRVADSIANNVSNIAAARGKDVGGTGDYNSPGGHKDGRNALMVASALRNSPVMVDYSKTTDDFYNTLISKLGTEAREAKQEFGIQNDLMGELENMRQSVMGVNLDEEMANMVQFQHSYNASAKMINTMNEILDTIINRLGA, encoded by the coding sequence ATGGGATCCACATTTTCAGGACTTGAAATCGGAAAGCGGGGTTTAACCGCGCACCAACAAGCGCTTCAAACGACAGGCCATAATATTTCCAATGCGGATAACAAGCATTATGCGAGACAGAGAGTCACGATGACTGCGATGGATCCTTTGTATGATCCTTCTCTCAACCGCGCCAATCTTCCGGGTCAAATCGGACAAGGAGTCGAGATTGCTTCTATCGAAAGAATCCGAGACAACTTCATCGATGATAGAATCATCGAAACCTCGGGAAACAAAGACTACTGGGCTGCACGCAACGAATATCTTTATCAATTAGAAACGGTTTTTAACGAACCGAACGGAACCACTCTTCGTACTTTGATGGATAAGTTTTGGTCTTCTTGGGAAGATCTCGCGAATTATCCCGAAGACAACGCGCATCGTTCCGTGGTTCTCGAAAAGGCAAACGGGCTCGGGAGTAGAACCGAAGACGTTTATCGCAAACTCGCTCAGCTTAGAGATCAAGCCAATCGCGAAATTGAAACCAAAGCGTATCATATGAATACGATCGCGGAAAATATCCGCACGTTGAACGAAAGAATCGGCAAGTCGGAAGCTCTCGGCGATCGACCGAACGATCTTTACGACAAACGCGACGCTCTTTTACAGGAACTTTCTTCCTTGGTCGACGTTACGATCGGTCGTTCCGACGAAGACGAATTGATGGTCTTTATCGGTCAGCAGATTCTCGTTCAAGGAAACAAAGCGAACAAGATCGACATTCTCGGGAATCCTTCCAAGGACGGACTCCTGGATCTTTATTGGTCCGCAACCGGCGATCCCGTTCTTTTGAGAAAGGGAAGATTGCAAGGTCTGATCGAAGTGCGCGATAAGATCATTCGCGAGAAGATCGATCAAGTGGATTCTCTTTCGATCAACGTAATGGATGCGGTTAACGAGATTCACAAAGACGGTTTCGGGATCAACGGAAACACCAATCAAGCTTTCTTTAATATTCGTTCCTTATCGATCAATACATTCGGCGAATATGATTCCAACGGAGACGGACAAAACGACGTTACCGCGATTTTTAGAGTGACCGGTAAAAACACGATCGATCCGGATCGTCCGATCGGAATCAACGGAACGCTTACGTTCAATCAATCGGATTCGAAAGAAGCTCCGGTGTTGATTCCTTATTCGACAAACGATACGTTGAACGGGATCATCAAAAAAATCAACGCTTCTCGTTCGGGTGTTGTGGCTTATATGAACCATGACAACCAACTCGCTTTAAAAGCTACCGTCGCGGACGATCATCCGAATAAGAATTTTATTCTCAGACATATGGAAGACTCCGGCGATCTTCTCGTGGGTATGACCGGAATCCTGATGGCGTCCGGTCCAAGCGGAGCCTACGACTACAAACGTCTCGGCGAGATCAACAAACTTCAGGCCCGTTCGGAAGACATCACCTTGACTCCGCACTTTCATCCGTCTTCGCATTTTAGGGTTGCGGATTCAATCGCGAATAACGTTTCGAACATAGCGGCCGCAAGAGGCAAGGACGTCGGCGGTACTGGAGATTATAATTCTCCGGGCGGTCATAAGGACGGACGCAACGCTTTGATGGTCGCTTCCGCTCTGAGAAACAGTCCCGTGATGGTGGATTATTCGAAAACGACGGACGACTTTTACAACACTTTGATTTCCAAGCTGGGAACCGAAGCGAGAGAAGCAAAACAGGAATTCGGAATCCAGAACGATCTGATGGGTGAACTCGAAAACATGAGGCAATCGGTCATGGGAGTCAACCTGGACGAAGAGATGGCAAACATGGTTCAGTTTCAGCATTCTTACAACGCGTCCGCAAAGATGATCAACACGATGAACGAAATTCTCGATACGATCATCAATCGATTAGGCGCTTAA
- a CDS encoding M23 family metallopeptidase gives MQNYLRIFYVILFLIQFLGFDSVFSKDKTESKNKDVKLASTLPIGSKKEKEVKEKSKKISKKESPAEFEIIKKKESLFSFSIQTRRFSQGELLFLKLTPEKTTLSKLDRIKILWEKKEVPYTMKDSVFYAWIPISPEFDKKSGILEIQDKNLFRKNDFKEYEIPIHKTAFSVTKVSTLTMDKKYTSEELPQETLDFIADCSKAKAEAFHSKTDLQISSDFAYPVQEIHFTSPFYKRRIYNKTKGKPHGGVDFKGGVGTPIYAINDGTVILSRAMYYEGNFTVIDHGLEVYSLYMHQSELNVKVGDKVKKGDPIGKVGSTGMSTGPHLHLGLRVQGTMVNPLSVIGQKLFN, from the coding sequence ATGCAAAATTATCTGAGAATTTTTTACGTTATACTTTTCTTAATTCAGTTCCTCGGTTTCGATTCCGTTTTTTCCAAAGACAAGACGGAATCCAAAAACAAGGACGTAAAACTGGCTTCCACTCTTCCGATCGGTTCCAAAAAGGAAAAAGAAGTTAAGGAAAAATCGAAAAAGATTTCTAAAAAAGAAAGTCCTGCGGAATTCGAGATCATTAAAAAGAAAGAATCTCTCTTTTCCTTTTCGATTCAGACCAGAAGATTTTCCCAGGGAGAACTTCTATTTCTCAAATTGACTCCCGAAAAAACCACTCTCTCCAAATTGGATAGAATCAAAATTCTTTGGGAAAAAAAAGAAGTTCCTTACACGATGAAGGATTCCGTTTTTTACGCTTGGATCCCAATTTCTCCGGAGTTTGATAAGAAAAGTGGAATATTAGAAATTCAAGATAAAAATCTGTTTCGAAAAAACGATTTTAAGGAATACGAAATTCCGATTCATAAAACCGCGTTTTCTGTTACGAAAGTTTCCACTTTGACCATGGATAAAAAATACACTTCGGAAGAACTTCCCCAGGAAACCCTTGATTTTATAGCGGATTGTTCCAAGGCAAAGGCGGAAGCATTTCATTCGAAGACGGACTTACAGATTTCTTCCGATTTCGCGTATCCGGTTCAAGAAATTCATTTTACGAGTCCGTTCTACAAAAGAAGAATCTACAATAAAACGAAAGGCAAACCGCACGGCGGCGTGGACTTCAAAGGCGGAGTCGGGACGCCGATTTACGCGATCAACGACGGAACCGTAATTCTTTCCAGAGCGATGTATTACGAAGGGAACTTCACGGTCATCGATCACGGTTTGGAAGTTTATTCTCTTTATATGCACCAATCTGAATTAAACGTGAAGGTCGGCGATAAAGTCAAAAAAGGAGATCCGATCGGAAAAGTCGGTTCAACTGGAATGTCGACCGGTCCGCATCTTCACTTGGGTTTACGCGTTCAAGGAACGATGGTAAATCCGCTCTCCGTAATCGGACAAAAATTATTCAATTAG
- a CDS encoding flagellar hook-associated protein 3: MRITNMMQNNSLIHNLNRHQLNMDETQNQLSTGQRIRLPSDEPGRATNQMFFRSRLNELDTFQRNIDDGNSRLQQIDGELDRIGSLFQRARVLAVQASNGIYQGDKGFELEVAIGKEIDEILRALVDIANTRDATGRPLFGGHVIERPPFEPIESKIKGLQGIELKNQYIGVEYRGDIGEQLREIEKGEYVPVTIPGNKVFWGTNMSITSKVDNSGYIASSDQKFKIDGVEIQVSAGDTIDDIIDKINNSPLEVKANKLAQDNISLSSTAPHQIWMEDVEGGTILRDIGLVDSATSEPPNNYSKSATVTGLSVFDVMIQFRNDLIQKDQERISGRDLQDLDLAMENILRHRAIVGARMNRMEEHAQRVDFDKSYMTELLSKNEGIDFPETIMNMKWLETVHQYALNVGSKIIKPTLMDFLR; encoded by the coding sequence ATGCGCATTACGAACATGATGCAAAACAACAGTCTGATTCATAATTTAAACAGACATCAGCTCAACATGGACGAGACGCAGAACCAGCTTTCGACGGGACAAAGAATCCGTCTTCCGTCCGACGAGCCGGGCCGCGCCACCAATCAGATGTTCTTTCGTTCGAGATTGAACGAGTTGGATACGTTTCAAAGAAACATCGACGACGGAAATTCCCGTCTTCAGCAAATCGACGGCGAATTGGATCGTATTGGTTCCTTGTTTCAAAGAGCGAGAGTTCTCGCGGTTCAAGCGTCCAACGGTATCTATCAAGGCGATAAGGGTTTCGAACTTGAGGTCGCGATCGGAAAAGAAATCGACGAAATCTTAAGAGCGTTAGTCGACATCGCGAACACAAGGGACGCAACCGGACGTCCTTTGTTCGGCGGACACGTGATCGAAAGACCTCCTTTCGAACCGATCGAATCCAAGATCAAAGGTTTGCAGGGAATCGAACTTAAGAATCAATACATCGGCGTCGAATATCGAGGCGATATCGGAGAACAACTTCGCGAAATCGAAAAGGGGGAATACGTTCCCGTAACGATTCCGGGAAACAAGGTTTTCTGGGGAACCAATATGAGTATCACAAGCAAGGTCGATAACTCGGGTTATATCGCTTCCTCGGATCAAAAGTTCAAGATCGACGGAGTTGAGATCCAAGTGTCGGCGGGCGATACGATCGACGATATCATCGATAAGATCAACAATTCTCCCTTGGAAGTGAAAGCCAATAAACTCGCGCAGGATAACATCAGCTTAAGTTCAACTGCTCCGCATCAGATTTGGATGGAGGATGTGGAAGGCGGAACGATCTTGAGAGATATCGGTCTTGTCGATTCGGCGACGTCCGAACCGCCTAACAACTATTCGAAGTCGGCGACCGTAACTGGTCTTTCCGTTTTCGACGTGATGATCCAGTTTAGAAACGATCTCATTCAAAAGGATCAGGAAAGAATTTCAGGACGCGATCTTCAGGATCTCGATTTGGCGATGGAGAATATTCTTCGTCATCGAGCCATCGTAGGCGCGAGAATGAATCGTATGGAAGAACACGCTCAAAGAGTGGACTTCGATAAATCATACATGACGGAACTTCTTTCCAAAAACGAAGGAATCGATTTTCCCGAGACCATCATGAATATGAAGTGGTTGGAAACCGTTCATCAATACGCGTTGAACGTCGGATCGAAAATCATTAAACCGACATTGATGGACTTTCTGAGATAA
- a CDS encoding DUF1905 domain-containing protein, with product MNPNSFKIQFKAKVWIYPGKGGWHFLTLPLNVSKKIKLLAEQSKGSWGMVPVLAQIGQTSWNTSIFPEKNSPKYVLPLKADVRKREKILLDRNVSVLLTIQI from the coding sequence ATGAATCCGAATTCTTTTAAAATTCAATTTAAAGCAAAGGTTTGGATTTATCCCGGCAAAGGCGGTTGGCATTTTCTAACCTTGCCGTTGAACGTTTCCAAAAAGATTAAACTGCTTGCGGAACAATCGAAAGGATCTTGGGGAATGGTTCCCGTTCTCGCTCAAATCGGTCAAACAAGCTGGAATACTTCCATCTTCCCGGAAAAGAATTCTCCGAAGTATGTTTTACCTTTAAAGGCGGACGTCCGTAAACGGGAAAAAATTCTTTTGGATCGGAACGTAAGCGTTCTTCTTACGATTCAAATCTAA